A single region of the Hyphomonas adhaerens MHS-3 genome encodes:
- a CDS encoding SCO family protein gives MTRFRLSAALLAALLAACGPAKPAEPSAGGPSAGCMSRAYPNIGGPISLVNQDGEQVTEATYKGHPTLIYFGFTYCPDVCPMTLVTVKRAYDRLPEGVSPPQTLLISIDPERDTPEQLAQYVSTNAFPDNLQGLTGTPEDVRAAADAFLADYSRIEQPGSQSEYSMDHTSLLYLMDEDWKLKTFFTHEDTDEMIATCLTEMLE, from the coding sequence ATGACCAGATTTCGTTTGTCCGCGGCCCTGCTGGCTGCGCTGCTCGCTGCCTGCGGTCCCGCAAAACCTGCTGAGCCATCTGCCGGCGGTCCTTCTGCGGGCTGCATGTCCCGCGCCTATCCCAATATCGGCGGGCCGATTTCGCTGGTGAACCAGGACGGCGAACAGGTGACGGAGGCGACCTATAAAGGCCATCCGACACTGATCTATTTCGGCTTCACCTATTGTCCGGATGTCTGCCCGATGACTCTGGTGACCGTGAAGCGGGCCTATGACCGCCTGCCGGAGGGCGTCAGCCCGCCGCAGACGCTGCTGATTTCGATCGATCCGGAACGGGATACGCCCGAGCAACTGGCGCAATACGTCTCGACCAATGCTTTCCCGGACAATCTCCAGGGCCTGACCGGAACGCCGGAAGACGTGCGCGCCGCCGCCGATGCCTTCCTGGCTGACTATTCACGAATCGAGCAGCCGGGCAGTCAAAGCGAGTATTCGATGGATCACACGTCGCTGCTGTATCTGATGGATGAAGACTGGAAGCTGAAAACCTTCTTCACCCATGAAGACACCGACGAGATGATCGCGACCTGTCTCACCGAAATGCTGGAATAG
- a CDS encoding TonB-dependent receptor: MSLALILAASTFTAEPEDAPARLDPVVTTATASQTPLSDIPMSVSVISGDELDFASAYLGAEDVTDLLTGVEAAVANGTQVAFQIRGIGAVDHQALTPGAAAVYSDGVLLATNVQTGLMLYDLAGVEVLKGPQGTLFGRNASSGAISFLTARPGDGQSRYVRAGYGNLERTDVEGAYGDSVNDFSFRLAGRYLSRDAALDNAGGPDAAGGIRDEFGLRLGLNWEDALGGKLLVRTHYEEDNGINAAPRNDTLDLSDHEISVGSDGIQDTDNAFYGTSAEYTRDIGGWSLTSLTAFEGFHQAYGFDFDGATALFGNPQLSANLSYLRDFRQYSQEVRLKTERAGGSTLFGIYAAQEDFSQTYTIWCGELDPDTLLGACPYVGAASRAGPAPVSDGAAMTLVTDIRQNRKVLAAFTYNEFALSDRLTATVGARITQEKIEGAGAGRHIFDDGIVGYNNVGGLGLASGSNKIDDTQLTGNLALAYETGAGTAYVSVANSYKSAGFNGEVQNNAAHFSDEGLFDAESVTAYEAGFKATPSAHFVWNAALFWQDYDSPQARIFVNFPLPGGGSITSNSLSNLDAAMVYGLDADFSWQATESLSLNGGLTLLDTEIDQTSDIGGNAAKFNGKPLPFAPKTSATLGGRYDVALAPSVTGHLSLHAKYRSRYYLDPEGLEARSQKGFTTLQAEAGIRLEDSGVDVTIWGRNLTDEDYALSGYGFIGYDTFRSDPRTYGIRVGYSF, encoded by the coding sequence ATGTCTCTTGCGCTTATCCTCGCCGCGTCAACATTCACTGCCGAACCGGAAGATGCCCCGGCAAGACTCGATCCTGTCGTCACAACGGCAACGGCCAGCCAGACACCACTCAGCGACATCCCCATGTCGGTCAGCGTGATCAGCGGAGATGAGCTGGATTTCGCCTCCGCCTATCTCGGCGCAGAGGATGTGACTGACCTGCTCACCGGCGTGGAAGCCGCCGTGGCCAATGGCACCCAGGTGGCGTTCCAGATACGCGGGATCGGCGCGGTGGATCATCAGGCCCTGACGCCGGGCGCAGCAGCGGTCTATTCCGACGGCGTGTTGCTGGCGACGAATGTGCAGACCGGCCTCATGCTCTATGATCTCGCGGGAGTGGAAGTGCTGAAGGGGCCGCAAGGCACGCTGTTCGGGCGCAACGCGTCCTCAGGTGCGATCAGCTTCCTCACCGCCCGTCCGGGAGATGGCCAATCGCGTTACGTCCGCGCCGGGTATGGAAACCTGGAACGCACAGATGTCGAAGGGGCCTATGGGGACAGCGTCAATGACTTCAGCTTCCGCCTCGCCGGGCGCTACCTGTCGCGTGATGCTGCACTGGACAATGCCGGCGGGCCGGACGCAGCCGGCGGCATACGGGACGAGTTCGGCCTGCGGCTCGGTCTCAACTGGGAAGATGCCCTTGGCGGCAAACTTCTGGTCCGCACGCATTACGAGGAAGACAATGGCATCAATGCCGCACCGCGCAATGACACGCTGGACCTGTCGGATCACGAGATCTCCGTCGGCAGCGACGGCATTCAGGATACGGATAACGCGTTTTACGGCACCTCCGCCGAATACACGCGTGACATCGGTGGCTGGTCGCTGACGTCCCTCACAGCGTTCGAGGGATTTCATCAGGCATACGGGTTCGACTTTGACGGCGCGACGGCGCTCTTTGGCAATCCCCAGCTCAGCGCGAACCTCTCTTACCTCCGCGACTTCCGGCAATACTCCCAGGAAGTCCGCCTGAAGACCGAACGGGCCGGTGGCTCCACCCTGTTTGGCATCTATGCGGCCCAGGAAGATTTCAGCCAGACCTATACGATCTGGTGCGGCGAGCTGGATCCGGACACCTTGCTCGGCGCCTGCCCTTATGTCGGCGCCGCCAGCCGTGCAGGCCCGGCGCCCGTTTCCGATGGCGCCGCCATGACGCTTGTGACGGACATCCGGCAGAACCGCAAAGTGCTCGCCGCGTTCACCTATAATGAGTTCGCCCTGTCAGACAGGCTGACCGCAACGGTCGGAGCACGGATCACGCAGGAGAAAATCGAAGGCGCCGGCGCCGGCCGGCACATCTTCGATGATGGCATCGTCGGCTACAACAATGTCGGCGGGCTTGGCCTCGCATCCGGTTCCAACAAGATCGACGACACGCAGCTGACCGGCAATCTTGCCCTCGCCTACGAGACCGGCGCGGGCACGGCTTATGTGTCCGTTGCGAACAGCTACAAGTCCGCGGGCTTCAATGGCGAAGTGCAGAACAATGCGGCGCACTTTTCCGATGAAGGTCTCTTCGACGCCGAATCCGTCACAGCTTATGAGGCAGGCTTCAAAGCGACGCCCAGCGCCCACTTCGTCTGGAATGCCGCCCTGTTCTGGCAGGACTATGACTCCCCCCAGGCGCGTATCTTCGTGAACTTTCCCCTTCCCGGCGGCGGCAGCATCACCTCGAACTCCCTGTCGAACCTCGACGCCGCAATGGTCTACGGCCTCGATGCGGACTTCAGCTGGCAAGCCACAGAGTCGCTCTCCCTCAATGGCGGACTGACCCTGCTTGATACGGAAATCGACCAGACGTCCGACATCGGCGGCAACGCCGCAAAGTTCAACGGCAAGCCCCTGCCCTTCGCGCCGAAAACATCTGCGACCCTCGGCGGACGATACGATGTTGCCCTGGCCCCCTCCGTCACAGGTCACCTCTCCCTGCATGCCAAATATCGCAGCCGCTATTATCTGGACCCGGAAGGCCTTGAGGCCCGCTCTCAGAAGGGCTTCACGACGCTACAGGCGGAGGCGGGCATCCGGCTGGAAGACTCCGGTGTCGACGTGACGATCTGGGGCCGCAACCTGACGGATGAAGACTACGCGCTCTCGGGCTATGGGTTCATCGGCTATGACACGTTCCGCTCAGACCCGCGCACCTACGGCATCCGCGTCGGGTACAGCTTCTAG
- a CDS encoding 3-hydroxybutyrate dehydrogenase — MLKGKTALITGSTSGIGKAIATRLAAEGCNIVLNGFGDSGEIDALKRSLAAEHSVMVGYSSADLTRVPAIENMMSYVQSEFGGADILVNNAGMQHVSPVEDFPVDKWNLIIALNLSAAFHTIRLGLPGMKEKGWGRIIQTASAHALVASPYKAAYVAAKHGIAGLTKTVALEGATHGVRCNAICPGYVHTPLVDAQITDTAKARGISEDEVVKNVILAAQPTKEFVTAEQIGDMAAFLCSPAADQINGALLPIDGGWTAQ, encoded by the coding sequence ATGCTGAAAGGTAAAACAGCCCTTATCACCGGCTCCACGAGCGGGATTGGCAAGGCCATCGCGACCCGGCTGGCGGCTGAGGGCTGCAACATTGTGCTCAATGGCTTTGGAGATTCCGGAGAGATCGATGCGCTCAAACGGTCCCTGGCGGCGGAACACTCCGTCATGGTCGGCTATTCGAGCGCAGACCTCACCCGTGTGCCTGCCATCGAGAACATGATGTCCTATGTGCAGAGTGAGTTCGGCGGCGCCGATATTCTGGTCAACAATGCCGGCATGCAGCACGTGTCACCGGTCGAGGACTTCCCGGTCGACAAGTGGAACCTGATCATCGCGCTGAACCTGTCCGCCGCATTCCATACGATCCGCCTGGGCCTGCCCGGCATGAAGGAAAAGGGCTGGGGCCGTATCATCCAGACCGCTTCGGCCCATGCACTCGTTGCCTCGCCCTACAAGGCGGCCTACGTCGCGGCCAAGCACGGAATTGCCGGCCTGACCAAAACGGTCGCCCTTGAAGGCGCAACCCATGGCGTCCGCTGCAATGCGATCTGCCCCGGCTATGTCCACACCCCGCTGGTGGACGCTCAGATCACCGATACGGCCAAGGCCCGCGGTATCAGCGAGGACGAGGTCGTGAAAAACGTGATCCTTGCGGCCCAGCCGACCAAGGAATTCGTCACGGCCGAGCAGATCGGCGACATGGCGGCATTCCTGTGCTCGCCCGCGGCGGACCAGATCAATGGCGCCCTGCTCCCGATCGATGGTGGCTGGACAGCCCAATAG
- a CDS encoding ActR/PrrA/RegA family redox response regulator transcription factor, translating to MERPVNINLHESLEGIEDRSCLVMDDDGPFVQRLARALAQRGFIVSAVTNVAEGKDIARLNPPAFAVLDLRLEDGSGLDVVEVLQKSRPDARAVILTGYGAIATAVAAVKAGAVDYLSKPADVEDIIRALTATTDEKPAPPENPMSADRVRWEHIQRVYELCNHNVSETARRLNMHRRTLQRILAKRAPR from the coding sequence ATGGAACGGCCAGTAAATATCAATCTTCACGAGAGTTTGGAGGGCATTGAAGATCGCTCTTGCCTCGTCATGGATGATGATGGCCCGTTCGTGCAGCGTCTGGCCCGTGCCCTCGCCCAGCGGGGATTCATCGTCTCGGCGGTCACAAATGTGGCCGAAGGCAAGGATATTGCCCGCCTCAACCCGCCCGCTTTCGCCGTGCTCGACCTGCGCCTGGAAGATGGCAGCGGCCTTGATGTGGTGGAAGTGCTGCAGAAGAGCCGCCCGGATGCCCGCGCCGTCATCCTGACCGGTTATGGCGCCATCGCCACCGCCGTCGCAGCGGTCAAGGCAGGCGCCGTGGACTATTTGTCGAAACCGGCCGATGTGGAAGACATCATCCGCGCCCTCACGGCCACGACCGATGAAAAACCGGCCCCGCCGGAAAACCCGATGTCAGCCGACCGGGTCCGCTGGGAACACATCCAGCGCGTCTATGAGCTGTGCAATCACAATGTCTCGGAAACAGCCCGCCGCCTGAACATGCACCGGCGCACGCTGCAGCGAATTCTCGCCAAGCGCGCGCCGCGCTGA
- a CDS encoding amidohydrolase: MNWTFRACAASLIALGTAGMASADSDLSAAIDKDYQENLGPLFQYFHQHPELSFLETETAKRLASELRALGYDVTEGVGGTGVVAVMKNGDGPTVLMRADMDGLPLKEDSGVAQPSTVTQVDIDGIEKPVMHACGHDVHITSLVGAARQMAARKEDWSGTLVLVGQPAEERIGGARAMIQDGLYERFPKPDYAIAFHVASELETGTIEVPLEQVASSSDSVDIIVHGVGAHGAYPHMGIDPVLVASQIVVSLQSIVSRTIAPLEPGVITVGAIHGGFKHNIIGDKVEMQITVRSDDPDVREELLDGIDRVARGVAISMDVPEDLMPEVIRSETETTPPTINDPATAQRLRDAFTARISDDVLVDPPRGGMGAEDFAYFVTPDTGVKGVYFNVGGTPADELENASSHHSPFFRIWPEPSVELGTEAMVIGAMTLMPVKD; the protein is encoded by the coding sequence ATGAACTGGACGTTTCGGGCGTGCGCCGCCTCACTGATCGCACTTGGAACGGCGGGCATGGCCTCAGCCGACAGCGACCTCAGCGCGGCGATCGACAAGGACTATCAGGAAAATCTGGGACCCTTGTTCCAGTATTTTCACCAGCACCCGGAGCTCTCTTTCCTGGAGACAGAAACCGCAAAGCGGCTTGCGTCCGAACTGCGGGCCCTCGGCTATGACGTGACCGAAGGCGTTGGCGGCACCGGCGTGGTGGCGGTCATGAAGAACGGCGACGGCCCGACGGTCCTGATGCGCGCCGACATGGATGGCCTGCCGTTGAAAGAAGATAGCGGTGTGGCGCAACCTTCCACGGTCACCCAGGTCGACATCGACGGCATCGAGAAGCCGGTGATGCACGCCTGCGGGCATGATGTGCACATTACCTCGCTGGTCGGCGCCGCCCGCCAGATGGCCGCGCGCAAGGAAGATTGGTCCGGCACGCTGGTGCTGGTCGGCCAGCCCGCAGAGGAGCGGATCGGCGGCGCACGCGCGATGATCCAGGACGGCCTCTATGAGCGTTTCCCGAAGCCGGACTATGCGATTGCCTTCCATGTCGCGTCCGAACTTGAGACCGGAACAATCGAGGTGCCTCTGGAACAGGTCGCGTCGAGTTCCGACAGTGTCGACATCATTGTTCACGGTGTCGGCGCGCACGGGGCCTATCCGCATATGGGGATCGACCCGGTTCTTGTGGCATCTCAGATCGTGGTCTCACTCCAGTCGATCGTCTCGCGGACGATTGCGCCGCTGGAGCCGGGCGTGATCACGGTTGGGGCCATCCATGGTGGCTTCAAGCACAACATTATCGGCGACAAGGTCGAGATGCAGATCACCGTCCGCTCCGACGATCCGGACGTGCGTGAGGAATTGCTGGACGGAATCGACCGGGTCGCGCGCGGCGTCGCGATCTCGATGGATGTGCCAGAAGACCTGATGCCGGAGGTTATCCGGTCCGAGACGGAAACCACACCGCCCACGATCAATGATCCGGCGACCGCCCAGCGCCTGCGCGATGCGTTTACGGCGCGTATTTCAGATGATGTGCTGGTGGACCCGCCGCGCGGCGGCATGGGGGCAGAGGATTTTGCCTATTTCGTTACGCCGGATACCGGCGTGAAGGGCGTCTATTTCAATGTTGGCGGCACGCCGGCCGATGAGCTGGAAAATGCGTCGTCCCACCATTCCCCGTTCTTCAGGATCTGGCCGGAGCCGTCGGTGGAACTGGGCACGGAAGCCATGGTCATCGGGGCGATGACCCTGATGCCGGTGAAGGACTGA
- a CDS encoding ActS/PrrB/RegB family redox-sensitive histidine kinase, whose protein sequence is MTFLYDGHPPLGEGVTLPHKTQMSDLSRQDVNRADRLGFDDAIFTLAPEGLGSAQSALGRTRLRTFITLRWLAVAGQTAAVLFVAFVLHFDLPLAACLAIIAASAWLNVFLSFAFQSQRLTRGWEASLQLAFDTVQLAALVAVTGGLSNPFLLLLVAPVTVAALSLSPTRAVLIALLALTLAAVMPLISLPLPWINGAMVELPPLFHLGQFAALAVGVVFFAVSAGRVSQDEAKLVRALDAASIVMAREQKLSAIGAMSAMTTHELGTPLATIHLVAKELLAETPEDDPKYEDLTLLAEQADRCRNILATIREAREATDIVHARVTLDALVAEAAAPFKGLGVAVEVVVRPGEENDSRPPILNRSPEILHAISAFVENAVSFADSQVTAQASWTADQIMISISDDGPGFAQEVLPKLGEPYVSERSEAHLGGGDMGLGFFIAKTLIERTGGRIATRNRTPPRKGAIVQALWPRAALEASALD, encoded by the coding sequence ATGACCTTCCTCTATGACGGCCACCCACCGCTTGGCGAGGGCGTCACGCTGCCGCATAAGACACAAATGAGTGATCTGTCCCGCCAAGACGTGAACCGTGCCGACCGGCTCGGCTTCGACGATGCCATCTTCACCCTCGCCCCGGAAGGGCTTGGGTCGGCCCAATCGGCCCTCGGCCGGACGCGATTGCGGACGTTCATCACCCTGCGCTGGCTGGCCGTTGCCGGACAGACGGCCGCGGTGCTGTTCGTGGCCTTCGTGCTGCATTTCGACCTGCCGCTGGCGGCGTGCCTCGCCATTATCGCCGCCTCTGCCTGGTTGAACGTCTTCCTGTCCTTCGCCTTCCAGAGCCAGCGCCTGACGCGCGGGTGGGAAGCCTCGCTCCAGCTTGCCTTCGATACCGTACAGCTGGCGGCGCTGGTCGCGGTGACGGGCGGCCTGTCGAACCCCTTCCTGCTCTTGCTGGTCGCGCCGGTCACGGTGGCGGCGCTCAGCCTGTCGCCCACACGGGCCGTCCTGATCGCCCTGCTGGCGCTGACCCTTGCGGCCGTCATGCCGCTGATTTCCCTGCCCCTGCCCTGGATCAATGGCGCCATGGTCGAACTGCCGCCCCTGTTCCATCTCGGCCAGTTTGCAGCCCTTGCCGTTGGCGTCGTGTTTTTCGCCGTCTCCGCCGGGCGCGTCAGCCAGGACGAAGCCAAGCTGGTGCGCGCGCTCGATGCGGCCAGCATCGTGATGGCGCGGGAACAGAAGCTCTCTGCGATCGGCGCGATGTCCGCCATGACGACGCACGAGCTTGGCACGCCGCTCGCCACCATCCACCTCGTCGCCAAGGAATTGCTGGCCGAAACCCCCGAAGACGACCCGAAATACGAAGATCTCACCCTTCTGGCCGAACAGGCAGACCGGTGCCGGAACATCCTCGCGACAATCCGGGAGGCCCGCGAAGCCACCGACATCGTCCATGCCCGCGTGACGCTGGACGCGCTGGTCGCGGAGGCCGCGGCACCGTTCAAGGGCCTTGGCGTCGCTGTGGAAGTGGTTGTCCGGCCCGGCGAGGAAAATGACTCCCGTCCTCCCATTCTCAATCGCAGTCCCGAAATCCTGCATGCCATCAGCGCCTTCGTGGAAAATGCCGTCAGCTTTGCCGATTCCCAGGTCACCGCGCAGGCCAGCTGGACGGCAGACCAGATCATGATCTCGATCAGCGATGACGGGCCGGGCTTTGCGCAGGAAGTCCTGCCGAAGCTGGGAGAGCCTTATGTCTCGGAGCGGAGCGAAGCCCATCTCGGCGGCGGAGACATGGGACTTGGCTTCTTTATTGCAAAAACCCTGATTGAAAGAACCGGCGGCCGGATCGCCACCAGGAACCGCACCCCACCCCGCAAGGGCGCCATCGTTCAGGCGCTCTGGCCACGTGCAGCTCTTGAAGCATCCGCGTTGGATTAA
- a CDS encoding S1 family peptidase, producing the protein MRKFDWLLYVTALGLVVFVLFAQGDHADAPEAPPTVLEADGPTLPPPSPFDEQILIQVDAPKDGIGTAFAVNRKGQWITARHVVDGCDSVGLLVAPGQYVPVESVTLDPEHDLALISTGRSPNPVELDLATPLRIGLEGYHVGYPQGRPGEVATRLMSRSNMITRGRRESSEPILAWAEFGRTRGLTGTLGGISGGPVFDAAGRVRGVIVAESPRRGRIYTTSPTSVEAFLTRLNVSPEDGPAEAFDEETYGPRSDNARRLLQVVKVACKVKP; encoded by the coding sequence GTGCGTAAGTTCGATTGGCTGCTTTATGTGACGGCGCTCGGGTTGGTCGTCTTCGTCCTGTTTGCGCAGGGCGATCATGCCGACGCCCCGGAAGCGCCGCCAACTGTGCTGGAAGCGGATGGCCCGACCTTGCCGCCGCCCTCTCCGTTCGATGAGCAGATCCTGATCCAGGTGGATGCCCCGAAAGACGGGATCGGAACGGCCTTCGCGGTCAACCGGAAAGGCCAGTGGATTACCGCCCGGCACGTGGTCGATGGCTGCGATTCCGTCGGCCTGCTCGTCGCGCCCGGCCAGTATGTTCCGGTGGAGTCAGTGACTCTCGACCCGGAACATGACCTCGCCCTGATTTCCACGGGTCGCAGTCCCAATCCGGTCGAGCTGGACCTTGCGACGCCGCTGCGGATCGGTCTGGAAGGGTATCATGTCGGCTATCCGCAAGGCAGGCCGGGCGAAGTCGCGACGCGGCTGATGTCCCGGTCCAACATGATCACGCGCGGCCGGCGCGAGAGTTCAGAGCCGATCCTTGCCTGGGCCGAGTTCGGTCGCACGCGGGGGCTGACTGGTACGCTGGGCGGAATTTCAGGCGGTCCGGTCTTTGACGCGGCAGGCCGTGTCCGCGGTGTGATTGTTGCGGAAAGTCCGCGCCGCGGGCGCATCTACACAACGTCCCCCACGTCGGTCGAAGCGTTCCTGACCCGCCTGAATGTCAGCCCGGAAGACGGGCCTGCAGAGGCCTTTGACGAAGAGACCTATGGGCCGCGATCCGACAATGCCCGGCGTCTGTTGCAAGTGGTAAAGGTTGCCTGCAAGGTAAAACCATGA
- a CDS encoding DUF350 domain-containing protein, translating to MGGEMGAFVEAFPRFLIWTASAGVMLVVSSTIYVLLTPWKEFAEVKRGNTAAGLALGGAIAGLALPMSSALASSITLIDFAIWGVVALLLQLIVYRLVDLLLGGMPRRIEQDELGAAAVLVSAKLASALILAAGLWDPALQRF from the coding sequence ATGGGCGGAGAAATGGGTGCTTTTGTCGAGGCGTTTCCGAGATTTCTGATCTGGACGGCCAGCGCTGGCGTCATGCTGGTCGTTTCGAGCACAATTTATGTTCTGCTGACGCCCTGGAAGGAGTTTGCGGAGGTCAAGCGCGGGAACACCGCGGCGGGCCTGGCTCTGGGCGGGGCGATTGCAGGCCTGGCCCTGCCGATGTCGTCGGCGCTCGCCTCCAGCATCACCCTGATCGATTTTGCCATCTGGGGCGTGGTTGCGCTATTGTTGCAGCTGATCGTCTACCGGCTGGTAGATCTTCTGCTCGGCGGAATGCCGCGGAGGATCGAACAGGATGAATTGGGTGCGGCGGCCGTTCTTGTGTCCGCAAAACTCGCATCTGCCCTCATTCTTGCCGCAGGATTGTGGGATCCTGCGTTGCAGAGATTCTGA
- the pyrF gene encoding orotidine-5'-phosphate decarboxylase: MSDFATRLIAGARRLGPLCVGIDPHPGKIPDLFGGDTPDGLAAWGEAVVAAAADRVTVVKPQVGLFERHGPDGMRALQRVCKASKEAGLLVITDAKRGDIGSTAKGYALAYLSPTAPFPSDAVTVNPYMGLDTLEPFLEQAEANGKGVVVLARTSNPGSSDFQARDLEGAPLYARVVEALAPAIERLKGAEGWSSLMLVAGATGPDEARHLRQLAENALFLVPGYGAQGGGAADALAGFKRAGNRLEGGVVNASRSVTFPDGADSAATRTEWTAIVEAAIDEAQADLSKHAGSTSAILA, encoded by the coding sequence ATGAGCGATTTTGCCACCCGACTGATCGCCGGTGCCCGCCGGCTCGGCCCGTTGTGTGTCGGGATCGATCCGCATCCCGGAAAAATCCCGGACCTTTTCGGCGGCGACACGCCGGATGGGCTGGCAGCATGGGGCGAAGCTGTTGTTGCAGCGGCGGCCGACCGCGTCACCGTTGTGAAACCGCAGGTCGGACTGTTCGAGCGTCATGGCCCGGACGGCATGCGGGCGCTGCAGCGTGTCTGCAAGGCGTCGAAAGAGGCCGGTCTTCTGGTGATTACGGACGCAAAGCGTGGTGATATCGGTTCAACGGCCAAGGGATATGCGCTCGCCTATCTTTCCCCGACTGCTCCGTTCCCGTCGGATGCGGTGACAGTGAATCCCTATATGGGGCTCGATACGCTGGAGCCGTTTCTCGAACAGGCTGAAGCGAACGGGAAGGGCGTTGTCGTCCTCGCCCGCACGTCCAATCCCGGCTCGTCGGATTTCCAGGCCCGCGATCTGGAAGGCGCACCGCTCTATGCCCGTGTGGTCGAAGCGCTCGCGCCAGCGATAGAGCGGTTGAAGGGTGCGGAAGGCTGGTCCAGCCTGATGCTTGTCGCCGGGGCGACAGGGCCGGATGAAGCGCGCCATTTGCGCCAGCTCGCCGAGAATGCGTTGTTCCTCGTGCCGGGTTATGGCGCGCAGGGCGGCGGGGCGGCGGATGCGCTGGCCGGTTTCAAGCGTGCGGGCAACCGGCTTGAAGGCGGCGTGGTGAATGCCTCGCGCTCGGTTACGTTCCCGGATGGAGCGGATTCCGCGGCAACCCGGACGGAATGGACTGCAATCGTCGAGGCCGCGATAGACGAAGCTCAGGCGGACCTGTCGAAGCATGCCGGCAGTACATCTGCCATTCTGGCCTGA